One part of the Microbulbifer sp. THAF38 genome encodes these proteins:
- the holA gene encoding DNA polymerase III subunit delta: MRINPQQLSQQLRRGLAPVYIISGDEPLLVQECCDQIRAAAKKNGFGERELLHAEHNFDWGLLLASAGNMSLFAEKKLIELRAPGGKPGDKGSKALQEFSSLASQDLILLLILPKLDKSQLNSKWIKVLEQDGVLVQIWPVSAQEMPHWISQRMNATGLTAEKEAIKILAERVEGNLLAASQEIEKLKLLNNDGATITVEQLEQSVTSSARYSVFDLIDRALAGEPEKAIKTLQGLRAEGIEPPVVLWALTREIRSLLELGEKLNQGQPIARLVRIQKRQPLIQTALSRLTPHKLEALLLKARAVDSSIKGGSKYQSPWNGLLELTLNLSGQRSI, encoded by the coding sequence ATGCGTATCAATCCCCAACAACTTTCCCAGCAGCTTAGAAGAGGGCTGGCGCCGGTTTATATCATCTCAGGCGATGAACCACTCCTGGTACAGGAGTGTTGCGACCAAATACGTGCTGCAGCAAAAAAAAACGGTTTTGGCGAGCGCGAACTCCTTCATGCTGAACACAATTTCGATTGGGGATTATTACTTGCCTCAGCCGGAAATATGTCCCTGTTTGCGGAAAAAAAACTCATTGAGCTGCGCGCACCCGGTGGCAAGCCAGGGGATAAGGGTAGCAAAGCCTTGCAGGAATTTTCCTCGCTTGCCAGCCAGGATTTAATATTATTGCTGATTCTGCCCAAGCTTGATAAGTCTCAGCTCAATAGTAAATGGATTAAAGTTCTTGAGCAGGATGGTGTGCTGGTACAAATTTGGCCGGTCAGCGCCCAGGAGATGCCACACTGGATTAGCCAAAGAATGAATGCCACGGGGTTAACCGCCGAGAAGGAAGCTATAAAAATTCTAGCTGAACGGGTAGAGGGCAATCTACTTGCTGCCAGCCAGGAGATCGAAAAGCTTAAGCTTTTAAATAATGACGGCGCAACAATAACTGTTGAGCAACTGGAGCAGAGTGTTACCAGCTCTGCTCGCTATAGTGTTTTTGACCTAATTGACCGGGCACTGGCGGGAGAGCCTGAAAAAGCGATTAAGACTTTGCAGGGTTTACGTGCAGAAGGTATTGAGCCACCGGTGGTACTCTGGGCCCTGACAAGAGAGATACGCTCACTATTAGAGCTAGGTGAAAAACTCAACCAAGGGCAGCCCATAGCAAGACTGGTTCGTATACAAAAGCGCCAACCGCTCATACAAACTGCGTTATCCCGCTTAACGCCCCACAAACTGGAGGCTCTTCTGCTAAAAGCCAGAGCTGTGGATTCCTCAATTAAGGGTGGAAGTAAATACCAGTCCCCATGGAATGGTCTCCTGGAACTCACTCTTAATCTGAGTGGGCAAAGAAGCATCTAG
- a CDS encoding curli production assembly/transport protein CsgE, translated as MEKIYLLCFKLLLVFSLGVLPVSSISQESVLSESEESILTGLVIDNTVSGIGHEFARSLSLYISSNLSDFDYNLTVHERPSARWGSVVWVDYENKEVFRTVIYPGRRRFGQVVEQAVAQINNNVRQQRLQALFSQNLDLAGEEL; from the coding sequence ATGGAAAAAATTTATTTACTTTGCTTTAAGCTTCTATTGGTTTTTTCTTTAGGGGTCTTGCCAGTCTCATCAATTTCTCAGGAGTCAGTACTTTCTGAGAGCGAAGAGTCCATTCTTACTGGACTAGTTATAGATAATACAGTGAGCGGTATAGGGCATGAGTTTGCACGCTCCCTTTCTCTTTATATTTCGTCCAATCTATCAGACTTTGATTATAACCTTACTGTTCATGAGAGGCCCTCTGCGAGATGGGGTAGTGTTGTATGGGTAGATTATGAAAATAAAGAAGTATTTAGGACTGTTATCTATCCAGGTCGAAGGCGTTTTGGTCAAGTAGTTGAACAAGCTGTTGCTCAAATAAACAACAATGTTAGGCAGCAGAGACTGCAGGCATTATTTTCACAAAATTTAGATTTGGCCGGGGAGGAGCTGTAG
- a CDS encoding response regulator transcription factor produces MNLHKDYARLKVVSPEKVCKGPAVAFLTSSVNLQSSIFAGHIEEEFNTRCSIVQRTPSFSIDGLKADYVLLDCVGLLKSDLDHLLRDIHASINPPSIILLNVDDPNEVDFVLHWERVLGLMPARSEPSVIMERLGRIFSGEYWFPREVLHNFLRQHRRPKRWMSSSSNLTQRERQILELICECRTNADIAEVLCVSEHTVKSHLYKVYKKIGCKNRLEASSWASQNL; encoded by the coding sequence ATGAATTTGCATAAGGATTATGCGCGTCTCAAAGTTGTTTCACCGGAAAAAGTTTGTAAGGGGCCTGCAGTTGCTTTCTTGACTTCTTCGGTCAACTTACAGAGTTCAATTTTTGCGGGACATATTGAGGAAGAGTTTAATACGAGATGTTCCATCGTACAGCGTACCCCATCTTTTTCTATTGATGGACTAAAGGCTGATTATGTGTTGCTAGACTGCGTGGGTCTTTTGAAGTCAGATCTCGATCATCTATTGCGAGACATTCACGCCTCTATTAATCCACCCAGCATTATTCTTTTAAATGTTGATGACCCTAATGAAGTTGACTTTGTCCTACATTGGGAGAGAGTGCTCGGGCTCATGCCAGCTAGGTCTGAACCTAGTGTCATAATGGAACGGTTAGGCAGGATATTCTCTGGAGAGTATTGGTTTCCTAGAGAGGTATTACATAATTTCCTTCGGCAGCACAGGCGTCCCAAAAGGTGGATGAGTTCCTCCTCAAATCTCACTCAAAGGGAGAGGCAGATATTAGAGCTTATCTGCGAGTGTCGAACAAATGCTGATATTGCTGAAGTCTTATGTGTCAGTGAACACACTGTAAAAAGCCATTTGTATAAAGTTTATAAGAAGATTGGTTGTAAGAACAGGCTGGAAGCAAGTAGTTGGGCAAGTCAGAATTTGTGA
- a CDS encoding CsgG/HfaB family protein: MAVRIIFIVSVLLLSGCTFFQDAGEALFGPGEQKATLTDRMSTYADLLSLPPPRGKIVVAVYGFSDQTGQYRPAPSSSFSTAVTQGAASMLVQVLNESGWFVTLEREGLQNLLTERKIIRAAIKEQESSAPFELPSLMSANIMLEGGIVAYDTNIKTGGAGARYFGIGLNEQYRVDEVTVNLRAVDVRTGRVLNSILTSKKILSRQIQGDVYTFVEYKRLLEIEAGMTTNDPAQLCVLSAIESAVIHLIANGVTNNLWAMQDVNEFPSSVLSEYADATVKIL; the protein is encoded by the coding sequence ATGGCGGTGAGAATAATATTTATAGTTTCTGTTTTACTTTTGAGTGGTTGTACTTTTTTTCAAGATGCTGGTGAGGCCTTATTTGGTCCTGGAGAACAGAAAGCCACTCTAACGGACAGAATGAGTACTTATGCGGATCTATTGAGTCTTCCACCCCCTAGGGGAAAGATTGTGGTAGCTGTTTATGGCTTTAGCGATCAAACTGGTCAATATAGGCCAGCTCCATCCAGCTCTTTCTCTACTGCCGTAACACAAGGCGCTGCCTCAATGCTTGTTCAAGTGCTCAATGAGTCAGGTTGGTTTGTCACTCTAGAGCGGGAAGGGTTACAAAACTTGCTTACTGAACGGAAAATAATTCGAGCAGCAATCAAAGAGCAAGAATCTTCAGCACCATTCGAACTGCCATCCTTAATGTCCGCCAATATAATGTTGGAGGGCGGGATAGTCGCCTATGATACCAATATTAAAACGGGTGGTGCCGGCGCCCGTTATTTCGGGATTGGGCTCAATGAACAATATCGAGTAGATGAAGTTACTGTTAACTTGCGCGCAGTTGATGTTAGAACTGGTAGAGTTTTAAATAGTATCCTGACAAGCAAAAAAATCCTATCAAGGCAAATACAGGGTGATGTTTATACATTCGTGGAGTATAAGCGATTGCTAGAAATTGAAGCAGGGATGACGACCAATGACCCCGCTCAGCTTTGTGTTCTTTCTGCGATTGAGTCAGCAGTCATACATTTAATCGCCAACGGAGTAACCAACAATTTATGGGCAATGCAAGATGTTAATGAATTCCCTAGCTCTGTGCTGAGTGAATATGCAGATGCTACTGTGAAAATACTTTAA
- a CDS encoding curli assembly protein CsgF, with protein MRFSLLLVAILLSTSVSATELIYTPVNPSFGGNPLNGNYLLNNASAQNSKKDPKAGKSPYSDSSSLDRFTDTLESRLLSQLLTDVGNGNDGTLVTDDFIVNILDVDGTLTITITDAVTGELSEIVVVGLNPGN; from the coding sequence GTGAGGTTCTCATTACTTTTGGTTGCTATTCTGTTGTCTACTTCTGTTTCTGCGACAGAACTTATATATACCCCAGTAAACCCATCTTTTGGAGGTAACCCTCTCAATGGTAATTATTTATTAAACAATGCCAGTGCACAGAATAGTAAGAAGGATCCTAAAGCAGGGAAATCGCCTTACTCTGATTCATCATCACTCGATAGATTTACAGATACCCTTGAGTCAAGACTGTTATCTCAGTTACTTACTGATGTTGGCAATGGGAATGATGGTACTTTGGTAACTGACGACTTTATTGTAAACATACTCGATGTAGATGGTACTTTGACTATAACTATTACAGATGCTGTCACCGGAGAGCTTTCTGAGATTGTAGTCGTTGGCCTAAATCCCGGTAACTGA